In Streptomyces sp. TS71-3, the following proteins share a genomic window:
- a CDS encoding TetR family transcriptional regulator: protein MRQRARSTEDKARRAEDLLDAAEAMVLELGGVRYVTLAQVTERAGLHRTGVRRYYASKEELFLELAERGWGQWRDALKAEIALQTGLTPAQTAAVVSRTLIRLPIFCDLLTHVALRLEGDVDIERARRFKTNAFAARDEIAAALEHASSLALQQIETLVAVSVTLAAGFWQVSHPTATLAELYEQEPRWGHIALDFAPRLTAALQAFALGISQVGASADAS, encoded by the coding sequence GTGCGTCAGAGAGCCCGATCCACCGAAGACAAGGCCCGTCGAGCAGAGGATCTGCTCGACGCGGCCGAAGCGATGGTGCTTGAACTCGGGGGCGTGCGCTACGTCACGCTGGCGCAGGTCACGGAACGCGCGGGCCTGCACCGCACCGGTGTGCGGCGCTACTACGCCAGCAAGGAGGAGCTGTTTCTGGAGCTGGCCGAGCGGGGCTGGGGCCAGTGGCGCGACGCGCTCAAGGCTGAGATCGCGCTCCAGACCGGGCTCACTCCGGCACAGACCGCGGCAGTGGTCAGCAGGACGCTGATCAGGTTGCCGATCTTCTGCGACCTGCTCACCCACGTGGCCCTCAGGCTTGAAGGCGACGTCGACATCGAACGGGCCCGCCGCTTCAAGACCAACGCCTTCGCCGCCCGCGACGAGATCGCCGCCGCGCTCGAGCACGCCAGCAGTCTGGCCCTCCAGCAGATCGAGACGCTAGTGGCCGTGTCCGTCACCCTGGCTGCGGGCTTCTGGCAGGTGTCCCACCCCACCGCCACCCTCGCGGAACTCTATGAGCAGGAGCCGCGCTGGGGCCATATCGCCCTCGACTTCGCCCCGCGACTGACCGCCGCACTACAGGCTTTCGCCCTGGGAATCTCTCAGGTGGGGGCATCTGCGGACGCGAGCTGA
- a CDS encoding ATP-grasp domain-containing protein has translation METNDPVILLIDPASRNGPDYRAAIHDLGFAVLSLSTGVSTAANQQAGPDGEMSLQVSDVDDAVRQVRAAGVDVRAVVPAHGASLHVADEIAARLGLPGNDPALGWARLNKAAMRARAAETSVRIPEHRLAHSLGEVAEAARDIGFPVIVKQTMGTGSYGVSVISDAAALDEAGKVWTVDLLGLPVTEWLVERYVRGREYAVNFCSADGEHRLIDIWEYRRPDHRDYDFPLWDIIQIDSAHPDHVRVERFCRQVLDAFGIRQGPGHIEVKCSGDGDDVYLIELAARFTGGPAVPMWTRHSDLRPFHDAVECYLGRRPNMIDGDHGFRAVLGSVVIRNDDAPGTLVAVHGLDELGALPGIADVLVEFRPGDHVPTTTHNMCIPVSASVHGPDRATVLRTMAIARETVRLEIAPDPAEPTVAAPDAVAAG, from the coding sequence GTGGAAACGAATGACCCGGTGATCCTGCTGATCGACCCCGCCAGCAGAAACGGACCGGACTACAGGGCGGCCATACACGATCTTGGTTTCGCCGTGCTCTCGCTGTCCACAGGGGTGTCCACGGCCGCGAACCAGCAGGCCGGCCCCGACGGCGAGATGTCGCTCCAAGTCAGCGACGTGGACGACGCCGTCCGGCAGGTTCGTGCGGCTGGGGTCGACGTGCGCGCTGTCGTCCCCGCCCATGGGGCGAGCCTCCACGTGGCAGACGAGATCGCGGCGCGGCTCGGCCTGCCCGGGAACGACCCCGCTCTGGGCTGGGCGCGACTCAACAAGGCGGCGATGCGGGCCAGGGCAGCGGAAACGAGCGTCCGTATTCCGGAGCACCGGCTGGCCCACTCCCTCGGTGAGGTGGCGGAGGCCGCACGGGACATCGGCTTTCCCGTCATCGTGAAGCAGACGATGGGAACGGGGTCCTATGGCGTTTCTGTGATCAGTGACGCGGCGGCTCTGGACGAGGCAGGCAAGGTGTGGACGGTGGACCTGCTCGGCCTGCCGGTCACCGAATGGTTGGTGGAGCGCTACGTACGCGGGCGCGAGTACGCCGTGAACTTCTGTAGCGCCGACGGTGAGCACCGGCTGATCGACATCTGGGAGTACCGACGGCCCGACCACCGGGACTACGACTTTCCCCTGTGGGACATCATCCAGATCGACAGCGCCCATCCCGACCACGTCCGAGTGGAGCGGTTCTGTAGGCAGGTGCTCGATGCGTTCGGCATCCGCCAGGGGCCGGGCCACATCGAGGTCAAATGCAGTGGCGACGGAGACGACGTCTACCTGATCGAGCTCGCGGCCCGGTTCACGGGCGGACCTGCGGTGCCGATGTGGACGAGGCACTCTGACCTGCGGCCGTTCCACGACGCCGTGGAGTGCTACCTCGGCCGTCGTCCGAACATGATCGACGGGGATCACGGGTTCAGGGCTGTGCTCGGCTCCGTTGTCATCCGCAACGACGACGCCCCCGGCACGCTGGTGGCCGTGCACGGGCTGGATGAGCTGGGCGCCCTGCCCGGCATCGCTGATGTGCTCGTGGAGTTCAGGCCCGGCGACCATGTGCCGACCACCACCCACAACATGTGCATTCCGGTCAGTGCCTCGGTGCACGGGCCGGACCGAGCGACCGTGCTCCGCACCATGGCCATCGCTAGGGAGACGGTCAGGCTGGAGATCGCCCCCGACCCTGCCGAGCCGACCGTAGCGGCACCGGACGCTGTCGCCGCAGGCTGA
- a CDS encoding phytanoyl-CoA dioxygenase family protein yields MDSILSQSQVDFYRENGFCVVDGIFEDELVEKARSVVDGLLSSANLASVAEAEPEDGSKARRIWAPTSRDELFAGIAEDTRLLDAVEQLIGPDIVLQYSKLNVKPPRVGSVVEWHQDFAYYPHTNTDLVASLIYLDDATRENACLRVVAGSHRHGLVDHESEGHFVGKVSSPADVGLDDSAIIDCEGVAGSVVFIHPLLLHSSEKNLSDMYRRVFIPSYRAADALPVYYGPHAAHNEPTAKLVRGSLARTVRSEAGLWRLPIAAAEFNSLYQVQEGSHVSDGTKSSTGYFSHEAGTEDTTGSSM; encoded by the coding sequence ATGGACAGCATCCTGAGCCAGAGTCAGGTTGATTTCTACCGTGAGAACGGGTTCTGCGTCGTTGACGGGATATTTGAAGACGAGCTGGTCGAGAAGGCGCGATCCGTCGTCGACGGCCTGCTCTCCTCCGCCAACCTCGCCAGCGTGGCCGAGGCAGAGCCGGAAGACGGCTCAAAGGCTCGCCGTATCTGGGCTCCGACCTCGCGGGACGAGCTCTTCGCCGGCATCGCGGAGGACACTCGGCTCCTCGACGCGGTGGAACAGCTGATCGGTCCCGACATCGTGCTTCAGTACTCGAAGCTCAATGTGAAGCCGCCGCGCGTGGGCAGCGTCGTCGAGTGGCACCAGGACTTCGCGTACTACCCCCACACGAACACCGATCTGGTCGCCTCGCTGATCTACCTCGACGACGCGACTCGGGAAAACGCCTGTCTGCGGGTAGTGGCCGGTTCACACCGGCACGGCCTTGTCGACCACGAGTCGGAGGGCCATTTCGTGGGGAAGGTCTCGTCGCCCGCGGACGTGGGCCTGGACGACTCGGCGATCATCGACTGCGAGGGGGTCGCGGGATCGGTCGTGTTCATCCACCCCCTTCTCCTGCACTCGTCGGAGAAGAACCTCTCGGACATGTACCGCCGTGTCTTCATCCCGTCCTACCGCGCGGCCGACGCCCTTCCCGTCTACTACGGTCCACACGCCGCGCACAACGAGCCGACGGCAAAGCTCGTGCGCGGCAGTCTGGCAAGGACCGTTCGCAGCGAGGCCGGCCTGTGGCGACTCCCGATTGCGGCGGCGGAGTTCAACTCCCTGTACCAGGTGCAGGAAGGCTCCCACGTGAGCGACGGAACGAAGTCGTCCACCGGATATTTCTCACACGAGGCCGGCACGGAGGACACGACGGGCTCCTCGATGTGA
- a CDS encoding MBL fold metallo-hydrolase — MAAQAASLASIDVGSIRLTYIPDGVTHLRPTSQFPNTTPELWAERKDSLDEDGWLVMTLGSFLVESGGRTALIDLAWGPESIEMPPTEGGAPGGDVVGGALLDNLALLGVQPSDIDIVMYTHLHPDHTGWVVDPESGQFTFPNAVNVVASTEWKFWHEASEPGATGLGPRPEQSAVMREHLRLVEDGDSPIDGVQLMLTPGHTPGHTAFVVASEGQRAIIPGDAIHCPAELLLPELQFVHDHDPALTRAAKSHLQREFLKPNTIVAGGHFPDPVYGVFRDDSDQRRLIPVRRLNRRS; from the coding sequence GTGGCCGCACAAGCCGCTTCGCTTGCGTCGATCGATGTCGGATCAATCCGCCTGACCTACATACCGGACGGCGTTACGCACCTCCGGCCTACCTCTCAATTTCCGAACACAACGCCGGAGTTGTGGGCCGAGCGGAAGGATTCCCTCGACGAGGACGGCTGGCTCGTCATGACACTCGGGTCCTTCCTCGTCGAATCGGGTGGCAGGACGGCTCTGATCGATCTGGCCTGGGGTCCGGAATCCATCGAGATGCCGCCGACCGAGGGTGGAGCACCAGGAGGGGACGTTGTCGGCGGAGCCCTGCTGGACAATCTCGCCCTCCTGGGCGTTCAGCCCTCGGACATCGACATCGTCATGTACACCCACCTGCATCCGGATCACACGGGATGGGTCGTCGACCCTGAGTCCGGTCAGTTCACCTTTCCCAACGCGGTGAACGTCGTGGCCTCGACGGAATGGAAGTTCTGGCACGAGGCCTCCGAACCCGGAGCGACCGGTCTCGGCCCGCGTCCGGAACAGTCAGCGGTGATGCGCGAGCACCTCAGGCTGGTAGAGGACGGCGACAGCCCCATCGACGGGGTCCAGCTCATGCTGACCCCCGGGCACACGCCCGGACACACTGCGTTCGTCGTCGCCTCGGAGGGCCAGCGCGCCATCATTCCCGGTGACGCGATCCACTGCCCGGCGGAACTGCTGCTGCCGGAATTGCAGTTCGTCCATGATCACGACCCGGCGCTCACTCGGGCGGCGAAGTCGCATCTTCAGCGGGAGTTCCTCAAGCCGAACACCATCGTGGCGGGAGGTCATTTCCCAGACCCGGTCTACGGTGTTTTCCGTGATGATTCTGACCAGCGGCGGCTGATTCCGGTGCGCCGCCTCAATCGCAGGTCATGA
- a CDS encoding response regulator transcription factor, translating to MDVDVAVVLVDAFDSAACVRLRKLVVNSRARVVLVVDGLDERQLELVLEAGVRGIVWRRQATEVQLAQAIRAAWRDESDIPDDLLRRLMAQRAGRARGVEVGTVVAGRPTPRELRVLELVAHGLSTKEIADRLSYSERTVKGNLHDVMARLNLRNRAHAVAYAIREGYI from the coding sequence GTGGACGTGGACGTGGCGGTGGTGTTGGTGGACGCCTTCGACTCGGCTGCGTGCGTGCGGCTTCGGAAGCTGGTGGTGAACTCCCGGGCCCGGGTCGTTCTCGTGGTGGACGGGCTCGATGAGCGGCAGTTGGAGCTGGTCCTGGAGGCGGGGGTGCGCGGTATCGTGTGGCGGCGGCAGGCGACGGAGGTCCAGCTTGCCCAGGCCATCCGGGCGGCCTGGCGGGACGAGAGTGACATCCCGGATGACCTGCTGCGGCGGTTGATGGCGCAGCGGGCGGGCAGGGCCCGGGGTGTCGAGGTGGGCACCGTGGTGGCAGGCCGGCCCACCCCGCGTGAGCTGAGAGTGCTGGAGCTGGTCGCGCACGGGCTCAGCACCAAGGAGATCGCGGACCGGCTCAGCTATTCGGAACGCACCGTCAAGGGCAACCTGCACGACGTCATGGCGCGGCTGAACCTGCGCAACCGCGCCCACGCCGTGGCCTACGCCATACGCGAGGGCTACATCTGA
- a CDS encoding alkene reductase, with product MSTAFDPIVLGGKPLANRVVMAPMTRNRAFGSGAEPTELMATYYAQRAGAGLIVTEGIQPTAAGQGYPNTPGLHTPGQVRAWRTVTDAVHREGGVIFAQLMHAGRISHPSLLPDGLVPVGPSAVAAKGQVHTYEGPKDFVAPKELSEPEIRQVVADFAAAARNAIEAGFDGVEIHGANGYLIHQFLGPRTNLRTDAWGAGVEGRIRFAVEVAAAVAEAIGGNRVGLRISPGNPYNDMSEGDPAKAYTALLDRLAGLDLAYLHLVESSDRTLTAHLRKAWAGTFVLNPFTQPDVTGPDALKLIEDGSADAVAFGALFLANPDLPRRLAAGGPFNTPAPSTFYGGDHRGYTDYPTLTT from the coding sequence ATGAGCACTGCTTTCGATCCGATCGTCCTGGGTGGCAAGCCCCTGGCAAACCGCGTCGTGATGGCGCCGATGACCCGCAACCGCGCCTTCGGGTCCGGCGCGGAGCCGACGGAGCTGATGGCGACGTACTACGCGCAGCGCGCGGGCGCCGGCCTGATCGTCACCGAGGGCATCCAGCCCACGGCGGCCGGCCAGGGCTACCCGAACACCCCCGGCCTGCACACGCCGGGGCAGGTGCGGGCCTGGCGGACGGTGACCGACGCCGTGCACCGCGAAGGCGGGGTGATCTTCGCCCAGTTGATGCACGCCGGCCGGATCAGCCACCCGAGCCTGCTGCCCGACGGGCTCGTCCCCGTGGGTCCGTCGGCCGTGGCCGCCAAGGGCCAGGTCCACACGTACGAGGGGCCGAAGGACTTCGTGGCACCGAAGGAGCTGAGCGAGCCGGAGATACGGCAGGTCGTCGCGGACTTCGCCGCTGCGGCCCGCAACGCCATCGAGGCCGGGTTCGACGGCGTCGAGATCCACGGTGCGAACGGCTACCTGATTCACCAGTTCCTCGGCCCCCGGACCAACCTGCGCACCGACGCCTGGGGCGCGGGAGTCGAGGGCCGGATCCGGTTCGCCGTCGAGGTCGCCGCGGCCGTGGCCGAGGCGATCGGCGGCAACCGGGTCGGCCTGCGGATCTCGCCCGGAAACCCGTACAACGACATGTCCGAGGGCGACCCGGCCAAGGCCTACACCGCGCTGCTGGACCGGCTGGCCGGCCTGGACCTGGCGTATCTGCACCTCGTGGAGAGCTCGGACCGGACGCTGACCGCACACCTGCGTAAGGCGTGGGCCGGCACGTTCGTCCTCAACCCGTTCACCCAACCCGACGTCACCGGGCCCGACGCGCTGAAGCTGATCGAGGACGGCAGTGCGGACGCGGTCGCCTTCGGTGCGCTGTTCCTGGCCAACCCCGACCTGCCGCGCCGTCTCGCCGCCGGCGGGCCGTTCAACACCCCCGCCCCGTCCACCTTCTACGGCGGCGACCACCGCGGCTACACCGACTACCCCACCCTCACCACCTGA
- a CDS encoding TauD/TfdA family dioxygenase has protein sequence MAKKFTIPEFTIPSSMASGLLGRDIAADTPLDKWPEDPFRTTSVEIKALGGEMLAAIRGDAGGAIVRVDPEGLSDHEVCTLYWNLFTTLFRPVPQYSSGELIYPVEVKAGAAETSHYSSSNKAGNYHTDGTLLPELPDVAFLFGLSAARGGETLLMDVNNLVQQLTRINPAHVAELSRPVPFDVKDQIAGIRIKRQPVLKRTADGYELRYVRMYIEQAFAAEDMPVPAELLAAMDDFDEVSSAAAGDAEAVLLERGVGLLWDNRRMLHGRRPFQETTSNRRLRRIYGVQDDGRAN, from the coding sequence ATGGCAAAGAAATTCACGATCCCCGAATTCACGATCCCGAGCTCCATGGCCTCGGGGCTGTTGGGGCGGGACATAGCCGCGGATACACCTCTGGACAAATGGCCGGAAGATCCGTTCCGGACGACCAGCGTTGAGATCAAGGCACTGGGTGGCGAGATGCTGGCAGCGATCCGCGGGGACGCGGGGGGCGCCATCGTGCGGGTCGACCCGGAGGGGCTCAGCGACCACGAAGTCTGCACGCTGTACTGGAACCTCTTCACGACGCTTTTCCGTCCGGTCCCGCAGTACAGCTCCGGCGAACTCATCTATCCCGTTGAGGTCAAGGCCGGAGCCGCGGAGACCAGTCACTACTCGAGTTCGAACAAGGCGGGCAACTATCACACCGATGGCACCTTGCTGCCGGAGCTGCCCGACGTTGCATTCCTGTTCGGCTTGTCCGCGGCGAGGGGTGGGGAGACGCTGCTGATGGACGTCAACAACCTGGTCCAGCAGCTTACCCGGATCAACCCGGCACACGTCGCCGAACTGAGCCGACCCGTGCCCTTCGACGTGAAGGACCAGATCGCGGGAATCCGAATCAAACGGCAGCCCGTGCTCAAGCGCACAGCGGACGGCTACGAGCTGCGTTATGTCCGCATGTACATTGAGCAGGCGTTTGCGGCTGAGGACATGCCGGTGCCGGCAGAGCTTCTCGCGGCCATGGACGATTTCGACGAGGTCTCTTCTGCTGCGGCGGGAGACGCGGAGGCCGTGCTGCTCGAGCGTGGCGTCGGCCTGCTGTGGGACAACCGGCGGATGCTCCACGGCCGCCGACCTTTCCAGGAAACCACCTCCAATCGTAGGCTGCGCCGAATTTATGGGGTCCAGGACGACGGGCGAGCCAATTAA
- a CDS encoding cyclase family protein — MLPTVDLSHPLEPGMPHARTVPAPEFKSTSTWAEHRMRVMRLDMPTHIGTHLDAPSHFVEDGATVDQLPLSTLVGPAYCLQVLRDGPDPITAADLKSAVDLEPGDALLIRTGWDDRYAEPAYVDGHPYLAVDAAEWAVATGLRLIGMDTMSPDLPMSMRPPNFPYDVHRTLLGAGTPILENLVLREIPDRWCTLFIGVLNVLGGDGAPARALAMLD, encoded by the coding sequence ATGCTGCCCACAGTCGATCTCTCCCACCCGCTGGAACCGGGCATGCCGCACGCGCGTACGGTCCCGGCCCCCGAATTCAAATCCACCAGCACATGGGCGGAACACCGGATGCGGGTCATGCGACTGGACATGCCGACCCACATCGGCACCCACCTGGACGCGCCCTCGCACTTCGTCGAGGACGGTGCCACGGTCGACCAGTTGCCGCTGTCGACGCTGGTCGGTCCGGCCTACTGCCTCCAGGTACTGCGAGACGGCCCCGACCCGATCACGGCAGCGGACCTGAAGTCCGCCGTTGACCTCGAACCCGGTGACGCACTGCTGATCCGCACCGGCTGGGACGACCGCTACGCCGAACCGGCTTACGTGGACGGGCACCCGTACCTCGCGGTCGACGCCGCCGAATGGGCTGTGGCCACAGGGCTTCGGCTCATCGGCATGGACACGATGAGCCCTGATCTGCCGATGAGCATGCGTCCGCCGAACTTCCCCTACGACGTACACCGCACGTTGCTGGGCGCCGGCACGCCGATCCTGGAGAACCTCGTGCTGCGGGAGATCCCGGACCGGTGGTGCACGCTGTTCATCGGCGTGCTCAATGTCCTCGGCGGTGACGGCGCACCCGCGCGGGCACTGGCCATGTTGGACTGA
- a CDS encoding MarR family winged helix-turn-helix transcriptional regulator: MVQSTPEPRKERSQEFSGEAREATVPLPAAASGGPVSHAIFRLARLHRMFAGQLLRRIGLHPGQELVMMHLWELGPQRQADLVRLMDSDAATMTRSVRRLEQAGCVCRRPSPTDKRASLIEPTAASHALRREVEQVWSRLEDLVTAGLSAEERETALLTLGRLERNLLRATAEPAGTGADVDTGADAEVDAGADTDDGGPSALPR, translated from the coding sequence ATGGTGCAGTCCACACCGGAGCCCCGGAAGGAGCGCTCGCAAGAGTTCTCAGGAGAGGCTCGGGAAGCCACCGTGCCCCTGCCGGCCGCGGCGAGCGGGGGGCCTGTCAGCCATGCGATCTTCCGCCTGGCCCGGCTGCACCGCATGTTCGCGGGGCAGCTGCTGCGTCGCATCGGCCTGCATCCCGGCCAGGAGCTGGTCATGATGCACCTGTGGGAACTCGGCCCTCAGAGGCAGGCCGACCTGGTACGGCTCATGGACTCCGACGCCGCCACCATGACCCGCAGCGTCCGGCGTCTGGAACAGGCCGGCTGTGTCTGCCGCCGCCCCTCACCCACCGACAAGCGCGCATCGCTCATCGAACCCACCGCTGCCAGCCATGCCCTGCGCCGCGAGGTCGAGCAGGTCTGGAGCCGGCTCGAAGACCTCGTGACGGCCGGCCTGTCCGCCGAGGAGCGCGAGACGGCCCTACTCACCCTGGGACGCCTGGAGCGGAATCTCCTACGGGCCACCGCCGAGCCCGCAGGCACTGGCGCAGACGTGGACACAGGCGCAGACGCAGAAGTGGACGCGGGCGCAGACACGGATGATGGAGGTCCGAGCGCGCTGCCCCGATGA
- a CDS encoding methylaspartate mutase subunit E has protein sequence MPRSIVLGGIGADAHSVGLTLLKHAISEAGHAVHFMGTQNNLDDFFRHAVDADVVMISCMDGHLRHYLKEFPDLLLRYPDIDAIWYAGGNLDVGSAERIRGEARRLGFRRVFPTYVDIPTVLSVLAEDLLTRRPGVRGKPAAPPWPTQPGTAPPDQRLTVVDLQRQRPAVLESWPTGARARDLADNATFLLRQPSFAGAHVPRLRAGRPFLVQPRSGVALAAEQRAAFGALRRAGADVMSYQIDSLTRNNDYQKAGEGIAESRERGASTLNGFPMVNHGVDILRQLIAEVRTPLQTRHSTRDPRLLCEISSAGGVTGFEGGAITYNIPYFKDYSLAQSLRRWQYVDRLVGFYHEKFGVVIDREFFGTLTAVLVPPSLAIVVNLIEAMLAAGQGVSSVSLGYAEQGNRSQDIAAIRVLRELGQKYLANLGYPGIQVNIVFHQHMAAFPQDRARATQLIVASAATGRLSGASRLIVKTPVEATTIPSVSDNQEGLRLSRLGASEANGMEVDERTVREEATILRAEVDQILESVLVAGGGSLTDGVVKAFARGYLDVPFSPSVYNRGEVLTARDVQGAVRYLNTGQLRLSADVIDFHRSRMSERRRTEEPPVRSDWQLVERDVLRIPRGHYRRWPLDA, from the coding sequence ATGCCAAGGTCGATCGTACTCGGCGGGATTGGCGCCGACGCTCATTCGGTGGGTCTCACGCTGCTGAAACACGCCATCAGCGAGGCAGGCCATGCGGTCCACTTCATGGGCACGCAGAACAACCTCGACGACTTTTTCAGGCACGCGGTCGACGCGGATGTCGTGATGATCTCCTGCATGGACGGTCACCTGCGCCACTATCTGAAGGAATTTCCGGACCTGCTACTCAGGTATCCCGACATCGATGCGATCTGGTATGCCGGCGGAAATCTCGACGTGGGCAGTGCCGAACGGATACGCGGTGAAGCGCGCCGCCTGGGCTTTCGACGGGTCTTTCCGACGTACGTCGATATTCCGACGGTTCTCTCGGTCCTGGCCGAGGATCTCCTGACCAGGCGTCCTGGGGTACGCGGCAAACCCGCTGCTCCCCCCTGGCCCACCCAGCCGGGCACGGCACCGCCCGACCAGCGGCTGACCGTGGTCGACCTGCAACGGCAGCGACCCGCGGTTCTGGAATCCTGGCCGACCGGGGCGCGTGCGAGGGACCTGGCGGACAACGCGACGTTTCTCCTCCGGCAGCCGTCGTTCGCCGGGGCGCATGTGCCGCGGCTCCGGGCGGGACGACCGTTCCTGGTGCAGCCGCGTTCAGGCGTGGCGCTCGCCGCCGAGCAGCGCGCGGCATTCGGGGCCCTGCGTCGGGCCGGCGCGGACGTGATGTCCTACCAGATCGATTCGCTTACCAGAAACAACGACTACCAGAAGGCCGGTGAAGGGATCGCGGAGAGCCGGGAACGTGGTGCCTCCACGCTCAACGGATTTCCCATGGTAAATCACGGGGTCGACATTCTCCGGCAGTTGATCGCTGAGGTGCGGACGCCGCTACAGACCCGCCACAGCACACGCGACCCACGACTCCTCTGCGAGATTTCGTCTGCCGGTGGCGTCACCGGTTTCGAGGGTGGCGCGATCACGTACAACATCCCATACTTCAAGGACTACTCGCTCGCCCAGTCGCTCAGAAGGTGGCAGTACGTCGATCGTCTGGTCGGCTTCTATCACGAGAAGTTCGGCGTGGTCATCGACCGTGAGTTCTTCGGAACCCTCACCGCGGTCCTGGTCCCACCAAGTCTGGCGATCGTCGTCAATCTGATCGAGGCGATGCTGGCGGCCGGCCAGGGCGTGAGTTCCGTTTCACTCGGATACGCCGAACAGGGCAATCGATCCCAGGACATCGCGGCAATCAGGGTCCTGCGCGAACTGGGCCAGAAGTATCTGGCCAACCTGGGATACCCGGGAATCCAGGTCAACATCGTCTTCCACCAGCACATGGCGGCATTTCCACAGGACCGGGCGCGGGCGACGCAGTTGATCGTGGCCTCGGCCGCCACCGGCCGGCTGTCGGGGGCTTCACGGCTGATCGTCAAGACACCGGTCGAGGCGACCACCATTCCGTCGGTGTCCGACAACCAGGAGGGCCTGCGCCTCAGCCGGCTGGGCGCGAGTGAGGCGAACGGCATGGAGGTGGACGAGCGAACGGTACGCGAGGAGGCCACCATCCTGCGGGCGGAGGTGGATCAGATCCTTGAGAGTGTCCTGGTGGCCGGCGGCGGCAGCCTCACGGACGGCGTGGTGAAGGCTTTCGCGCGTGGTTATCTGGACGTTCCGTTCTCGCCCAGCGTCTACAACCGTGGCGAGGTGCTGACGGCTCGGGACGTTCAGGGCGCGGTGCGGTACCTGAACACTGGTCAGCTCAGGTTGAGCGCCGATGTCATCGACTTCCATCGGAGCCGGATGAGCGAACGTCGCAGGACCGAGGAACCACCTGTGCGAAGCGACTGGCAGCTTGTCGAACGCGATGTACTGCGAATACCAAGGGGTCACTATCGAAGGTGGCCGCTTGACGCGTGA
- a CDS encoding alcohol dehydrogenase catalytic domain-containing protein, which translates to MEAVQVSRFGDPNVLALADVPDPAPGPDQVAIDVTHAAVGLVDVHIRQGLYKDREGLPTPPYVPGLEVAGTVRTVGARVTGLTVGERVVALPSMGSGGYAPIWVGRESQVVSMEGFDIDPALAVAIVPKAIMAHIGLTRAIRMTAGQSILVHGALGAFAAAFPGIARQLGASRVVGTVRAEKLSTAAGTRLPYDAIVDSAQLPEALGDEKFDVIIDPVGGAVRTNSLALLAPLGRLLLVGNASGDWNHGVDGNQVWYGNHTVTGFNAGEYIPAHPDAVKPAAEAALKAAVDGLLDTAIELLPLAQAAAAHRRLEDRAANGRIILVLPER; encoded by the coding sequence ATGGAAGCTGTGCAGGTCAGCCGATTCGGCGACCCGAACGTGCTCGCACTCGCTGACGTCCCCGATCCGGCGCCGGGCCCCGACCAGGTCGCCATCGACGTCACCCATGCGGCCGTCGGTCTCGTCGACGTCCATATCCGGCAGGGGCTGTACAAGGACCGCGAGGGGCTGCCGACGCCGCCCTACGTCCCCGGTCTTGAGGTCGCCGGCACTGTCCGTACGGTCGGGGCACGGGTCACCGGCCTCACCGTTGGCGAGCGGGTGGTCGCACTCCCCTCCATGGGGTCGGGCGGGTACGCGCCCATCTGGGTCGGCCGGGAATCGCAGGTCGTGTCGATGGAAGGCTTCGACATCGATCCGGCCCTCGCCGTCGCCATCGTCCCCAAGGCGATCATGGCGCACATCGGCCTCACCCGCGCCATCCGCATGACCGCGGGCCAGAGCATCCTCGTCCATGGCGCGCTGGGGGCCTTCGCGGCGGCCTTTCCCGGCATCGCCCGGCAGTTGGGCGCCAGCCGGGTGGTCGGCACCGTCCGCGCCGAGAAGCTCAGCACGGCCGCCGGAACCAGGCTGCCGTACGACGCGATCGTGGACTCCGCCCAATTGCCCGAGGCCCTGGGCGACGAGAAGTTCGACGTCATCATCGACCCCGTAGGCGGGGCCGTCCGAACGAACAGCCTCGCCCTGCTCGCTCCCCTCGGCCGGCTCCTGCTGGTCGGCAACGCCAGCGGCGACTGGAACCACGGGGTCGATGGCAACCAGGTCTGGTACGGCAACCACACCGTCACCGGCTTCAACGCCGGCGAATACATTCCGGCCCATCCCGACGCCGTCAAACCTGCGGCCGAAGCCGCGCTGAAGGCAGCCGTAGACGGTCTACTGGACACCGCGATCGAACTGCTCCCCCTCGCGCAGGCCGCGGCTGCCCACCGCCGGCTTGAGGATCGCGCGGCCAACGGCCGCATCATCCTCGTCCTGCCCGAGCGGTAA